From a single Okeanomitos corallinicola TIOX110 genomic region:
- a CDS encoding NINE protein: MKTEKNNHQERLIASYILCAAGFLGFGGLHRLYNGKIGTGLLWFFTLGFFYVGQFVDLLLIPGMIDEYEQNLRLKAGLSPLGLPVNQPVVNTQVYQPTGHKLMLKLLEAAASRGGFLTVTQGVMATGASFAEVEMVLKDMLQSGYVIMDNDPVTGAVTYHFHEM, translated from the coding sequence ATGAAAACAGAAAAAAATAATCATCAAGAGCGTCTCATCGCTTCTTATATCTTATGTGCTGCTGGTTTTTTGGGTTTTGGCGGTTTACATCGCTTGTATAATGGCAAAATCGGGACGGGTTTATTATGGTTTTTTACCCTTGGTTTCTTCTATGTCGGTCAGTTCGTAGATTTGCTGTTAATTCCAGGAATGATAGATGAATATGAGCAAAATTTGCGATTAAAGGCAGGTTTATCACCTTTAGGTTTACCAGTAAATCAACCTGTTGTTAACACCCAAGTTTACCAACCCACTGGTCATAAATTAATGCTCAAATTGTTAGAAGCAGCAGCAAGTAGAGGTGGTTTTTTGACAGTTACTCAAGGTGTGATGGCTACTGGTGCTAGTTTTGCCGAGGTGGAAATGGTGTTAAAAGATATGCTGCAATCAGGTTATGTGATTATGGATAACGACCCTGTAACTGGGGCTGTTACCTATCATTTCCATGAAATGTAA
- a CDS encoding DUF2996 domain-containing protein, translating into MAEETNQKPAETEKTAAKPAAKKEKPPAVEDKPFEEFMQQYYLPALQQAIAQEGLTDVNLTFAKQKYPLIGFDSTEECWQIIGSWQNGQRQFNVYFPDADIQGQKGFSCHEGKKPSTLESFLIDERKITLDLLVNRLLYRLNGQKWLGRN; encoded by the coding sequence ATGGCAGAAGAAACCAACCAAAAACCAGCAGAAACCGAAAAAACTGCTGCTAAACCTGCGGCCAAGAAAGAAAAACCCCCTGCTGTGGAAGATAAGCCGTTTGAAGAGTTTATGCAGCAATATTACCTACCTGCTTTACAACAGGCGATCGCACAGGAAGGACTAACAGATGTAAACCTGACTTTTGCTAAACAGAAGTATCCTCTTATTGGTTTTGACTCCACTGAAGAATGCTGGCAAATTATCGGTAGTTGGCAAAACGGACAGCGCCAATTTAATGTTTACTTCCCTGATGCAGACATCCAAGGTCAAAAGGGATTTTCCTGTCATGAGGGTAAAAAACCCAGCACTTTGGAATCATTCCTCATTGATGAACGCAAAATCACCCTTGATTTATTGGTCAATCGTCTACTCTACCGTTTAAACGGTCAAAAATGGCTAGGTAGAAATTAA